A genomic segment from Flavobacterium inviolabile encodes:
- a CDS encoding sterol desaturase family protein: protein MLDQFLGEQGVANVYLYSAPLHIIIILFEMFYSRSHKKKFYETKDTLTNIYMACLNYGLDIIMKAFAIGVMFFFYQHRIFDLEFNSIWYWIGVFLLQDFAYYVHHYVDHHSRMFWAVHVTHHNSGYFNITTGFRSPVLQPLYRYLFFSPIAFLGFDPWHIMAAYAIIQIYGTWVHTKTVKSMGILEWILVTPSHHRVHHASNARYLDRNMGMGLIIWDRIFGTFEKEDPNYEEVRFGLTSEIKDKGPLNIVFHEWKDIWKDASQPGIKFTDRLKYIFYPPGWSHTGDFKTSAKLRAEEKANRK, encoded by the coding sequence ATGTTGGATCAGTTTTTAGGTGAACAAGGTGTTGCTAACGTTTATTTGTACTCAGCACCTTTACACATTATTATCATATTGTTTGAAATGTTTTATAGTCGTTCTCACAAAAAGAAATTCTATGAAACAAAAGATACCTTAACGAATATTTACATGGCTTGTTTGAACTACGGTTTGGACATTATCATGAAAGCCTTTGCGATAGGGGTGATGTTTTTTTTCTATCAGCACCGCATTTTTGATTTGGAATTTAACAGTATCTGGTACTGGATTGGCGTATTCCTGCTGCAGGACTTTGCCTATTATGTGCACCATTACGTAGACCACCATTCAAGAATGTTCTGGGCTGTTCACGTAACACACCACAATTCAGGGTATTTTAACATTACAACAGGATTCCGATCCCCGGTTTTACAGCCGTTATACCGTTATTTATTCTTTTCACCCATAGCCTTTTTAGGTTTTGATCCGTGGCACATTATGGCCGCTTATGCAATTATCCAGATCTATGGAACCTGGGTGCATACGAAAACCGTGAAAAGCATGGGAATATTGGAATGGATATTGGTAACACCTTCTCATCACCGTGTACACCATGCTTCCAATGCAAGATACCTGGACAGAAATATGGGAATGGGCTTAATTATCTGGGACAGGATTTTCGGAACATTTGAAAAAGAAGATCCCAACTATGAAGAAGTTCGTTTTGGTTTAACTTCCGAAATAAAAGACAAAGGTCCGTTGAATATTGTTTTCCACGAATGGAAAGATATCTGGAAAGATGCTTCCCAACCGGGAATCAAATTTACCGACCGCTTAAAATATATTTTTTATCCGCCGGGTTGGTCCCATACCGGAGATTTTAAAACTTCTGCAAAATTAAGAGCCGAAGAAAAGGCAAATAGAAAATAA